Proteins from a single region of Ziziphus jujuba cultivar Dongzao chromosome 1, ASM3175591v1:
- the LOC132800347 gene encoding (R)-mandelonitrile lyase 1-like: protein MVLTTNGVLGGLLQEDDGKTSAQRFTSEDGVANVRGRVLGGSSMINVGFYSKPDDQFYNEFGMHSDMDAGRISDSKGQLSAGAIGSPQLIFLSGVGPLPYLLSHKVRVVSQNADVGNFMTDNPCNIINIVVPFALAPSVGQVVGIISDFNYIEPFSRPLSSGSLRLVSSADIKVNPTVRFNYFKDPKDLSRCLRGTRLLSGMLKTNAMEGLKFEYLEGAEGFTFLGPSLPRNLANDASMEMFSRSTLMTFWHYHGGCLVGKVVDVDLRVVGTNSLRVVDGSILNTSPGTNP, encoded by the exons ATGGTCTTGACCACAAACGGGGTATTAGGTGGTCTTTTGCAGGAAGACGATGGTAAAACATCTGCTCAGAGGTTCACTTCAGAAGATGGTGTTGCGAATGTTAGAGGAAGAGTCCTTGGTGGGAGCAGCATGATCAATGTGGGATTCTACTCCAAACCTGATGACCAATTCTATAATGAATTTGGCATGCACTCGGACATGGATGCG GGTCGTATTAGTGATTCGAAGGGGCAATTGAGTGCAGGGGCAATTGGGAGCCCTCAGCTCATTTTTCTCAGTGGAGTTGGTCCACTTCCTTATCTTTTGTCACATAAAGTTCGGGTAGTCAGCCAAAATGCCGATGTGGGAAACTTTATGACAGATAATCCTTGTAATATCATTAACATTGTAGTCCCATTTGCATTGGCCCCTTCAGTTGGACAAGTTGTAGGAATTATTAGCGACTTCAATTACATAGAGCCA TTCTCCAGACCACTTTCGAGTGGCTCCCTCCGGCTAGTTTCATCGGCCGATATCAAAGTCAACCCAACCGTCCGATTCAACTACTTCAAAGATCCGAAGGACCTTTCTCGTTGTCTAAGAGGAACGAGGTTGCTCAGTGGTATGCTCAAGACCAATGCCATGGAAGGGCTCAAATTCGAATATTTAGAGGGTGCCGAAGGTTTCACGTTTTTAGGACCTTCTTTGCCAAGAAACCTCGCCAATGATGCATCAATGGAGATGTTTTCTCGAAGCACACTGATGACCTTTTGGCATTACCATGGTGGATGCTTGGTGGGAAAGGTTGTCGATGTCGATTTGCGAGTGGTGGGTACAAATTCACTTCGAGTGGTAGATGGATCCATACTCAATACATCACCTGGAACCAACCCTTAG
- the LOC107414398 gene encoding mediator of RNA polymerase II transcription subunit 19a isoform X1, giving the protein MIDEVEAPYKASVNRRILNPKCLKTGPREPGGAVDLITYYKLWSHNVVGDTDVQKGEGMELDQLLQNASHLRERNACIYPFDLDLLRDAFHMRETTPVNQPFKRCCNFCIRRQTEKGIPTATAKLKSDFKDREKGHRKHKDQHSDKDSKKKIHCHTVTRVRAVLRDGY; this is encoded by the exons ATGATAGATGAAGTTGAGGCACCCTATAAAGCGTCAGTAAACAGACGGATCTTGAATCCAAAATGTTTGAAAACGG GGCCAAGAGAACCTGGTGGTGCTGTTGATCTCATAACTTATTACAAGCTTTGGTCTCATAATGTTGTTGGAGACACTGACGTCCAAAAAGGGGAAGGCATGGAGTTGGATCAGCTTCTTCAAAATGCTTCCCATTTGAGAGAAAGAAATGCATGTATATACCCTTTTGATTTGGATCTACTAAGGGATGCTTTTCATATGAGGGAGACAACTCCTGTTAACCAGCCTTTC AAACGATGTTGTAATTTCTGTATACGTAGACAGACAGAGAAAGGCATCCCCACTGCGACAGCAAAGTTAAAAAGTGACTTTAAAGACAGAGAGAAGGGGCATAGAAAACACAAAGACCAGCACAGTGACAAGGATAGTAAGAAGAAGATACACTGTCACACTGTCACAAGGGTAAGAGCAGTGTTAAGG GACGGCTATTAA
- the LOC107414398 gene encoding mediator of RNA polymerase II transcription subunit 19a isoform X2, translating into MIDEVEAPYKASVNRRILNPKCLKTGPREPGGAVDLITYYKLWSHNVVGDTDVQKGEGMELDQLLQNASHLRERNACIYPFDLDLLRDAFHMRETTPVNQPFKRCCNFCIRRQTEKGIPTATAKLKSDFKDREKGHRKHKDQHSDKDSKKKIHCHTVTRDGY; encoded by the exons ATGATAGATGAAGTTGAGGCACCCTATAAAGCGTCAGTAAACAGACGGATCTTGAATCCAAAATGTTTGAAAACGG GGCCAAGAGAACCTGGTGGTGCTGTTGATCTCATAACTTATTACAAGCTTTGGTCTCATAATGTTGTTGGAGACACTGACGTCCAAAAAGGGGAAGGCATGGAGTTGGATCAGCTTCTTCAAAATGCTTCCCATTTGAGAGAAAGAAATGCATGTATATACCCTTTTGATTTGGATCTACTAAGGGATGCTTTTCATATGAGGGAGACAACTCCTGTTAACCAGCCTTTC AAACGATGTTGTAATTTCTGTATACGTAGACAGACAGAGAAAGGCATCCCCACTGCGACAGCAAAGTTAAAAAGTGACTTTAAAGACAGAGAGAAGGGGCATAGAAAACACAAAGACCAGCACAGTGACAAGGATAGTAAGAAGAAGATACACTGTCACACTGTCACAAGG GACGGCTATTAA